The DNA sequence atcaataagacatccaccaaatgtggacaactaatctaaattattattcaaatggattaagataaacaaaggtgaatgtattggccctattgtggagattcttggtcagcccggaccagtaaagagtggAAGacagtggtactactgtctttgtatcgtggtttatttattggctgatctagactctccgcataggggccactaatttttaaccctattagtattctttcagcaacaccagaaagacacgctgataccttcagccctcgctaaattccgtcgttgggttagcgtggggttttacagttggtgaccCCGACGTGATCTAATTCCATTCATGTCAGATTCGTCTGCCGACGTGATCTGCTTTCATCCGTGTAAGATTGAGCCTTACAaggggtgaggtgtctgaagtttgTTCCTTCTGGTGGTGTTGTGCAACCCGGCATGATACCCGTTACCCCGGGTGTGTGGTTTTCcttccatctggttttgcgatccttggtgtggtgagtagcaTGGTTTCTTTCTATCAGTAATGTTAGggagagttgtgttattttGCTGCATGAGTACTGTTTAGGGGATCGACATATCCCGGACAGGGCTGGGACCGTAGAAACCAGCCATATTTGCAGGTTACTACCCCTCAGGGTACGTAGCGCGGTCATTGTAGagggcagaaagagagaaatgttggcatgcatgtttttgtaactgtgctgtgttactgtgactaTTAGCTTAAACAGCAACAAGCATGTCGCAGTTGAAGGTATACGAGTAGTATTTTTGATGGCTGTCcgtacacagccacaacatgcacatatataatATTACTTTTGGAGTTTGAGCTCTGTTAAAGGTGGCAAGCTTCTCCATCTTATTTAAGTATATAATTATAAGTGAGTCAGGAGCATAGCCTAGGTTTTAAGTTCCAGCCCTAGAAACCGAGTTTGGGAGGCCTGTACCAGTGGTCACTATACCTCTGTGTACTGGGCTCGGTGTTATGTCGCAGGgccgctgggtgccacagcagatacaagtctccacccctctgatgcGCTGCTACAAGGCTGGGGAATCAGCTGCATGTGGGGCCTATGCTGAGACCTCTGAGACTGGGGTCGGGTGTCGCCTCACTGAatgtctgtctttctgagctgctggTGACTGAGTCCTCTGGCCTGTGCTACCTGTATCAGTAACAGTTGTATActtgtaattaaatacataggctatagtttgtgaaatatttgttataGACATGTGTAAACTTAAATCTACCAAATGTTCTATAATAGATGTCACATAGGCTTTGCCCTAGTGGGGATACATCTGTAGCAAAACAGGGTGAAATCCCTGATTATCATTTGTCCTATCGGATAAATTTAATTATATAGGCATAGGTGCATCTTGGTGCACcatattggttcctctgttttACTTTGTGTGCTCTAGTTGCATcactgtgaatgcagaggatttatattattataatacggtatactgcatgtctttgcatGCCATTTAGGAGCTGTTAGGTAACACTAACATACTTACTTGGGtgccagttagattaactgaggcatgtgtgtacctaaatctaattctatgtttgtgtggtttctccaaCTAACACAAAgtatatatattagaatattcCCTAGACCACAGATAAACCAGTCAATGACAAAAATTAACCCTTCAAGTTTACTGACCTAACAGTGGCCAGCATCATCTGTCACTGCTGGGGGAGACGTTTACGACCAAAAATAATGAGTAGAAGCaatttcttctcttgttttattCCCTTGGCATTAAAACTTCATAAGGGGGGTTATTTTTTGGCAAAGACTGGCTTATAGGTCATTCCCTCATAGCTTTTCACTGTTGTCTCCTTGCTTGTTGTCTCCTTGTCTCCTTGCTTGTTGTCTGTGCAACAAGGTCAGCTCTTTATTCGTGGTTCCAGGTAGTGTGCacgttctcctgagctttctccaatcttacacaatccttactgggaatgacacagtttatatcagtatctgaaaggaagtgcttcatccattgtgacaaaacactcctttagatatgataatgtctatggacaggtttcctggttaggccaAATGGTTGTGCGGACAAATGGTTGtcggcacctagacctcaaatcaacaccaggaaaggaaatgtaaatagaGTGGGGGAAAACAGGGTGATTGTGGGGATATACATTtgaataggagcagaacttgcGTGTCAACTTTTTAGCTCAGTTACATCTTGAAAACACCAAAATCTAACATATCGGATTcttggttttctttcttttgatttACCCAAACTGGTCTATCCAAATTCCACTACCATACACTCAACCCGTGTAGTAGTTCAGAATCAGGTATATAAATTAGATCACCATATTGGTGGATATCACTATAAGGGGCATAGAagccatattacattacattacattacattattggcatttggcagacactcttatccagagcgacgtgcaacaaagtgcatacccataaccagggataagttcgctgaaagaccctattTTCACCATTTCACCTAATAGTCACTCGCActgattgtcatgaaacatcctgcTATGATCTATATGCGTAACCATATATGACACCAGATGTAttagtgttcagtttttgtatAGCCACGCTGAGATCATccaggtgtctcacccacagtagtacGTCACCAGCGAGATGAGTTCCTTCACAGGTAGAGGTCTGACCTGTCCAGCAAGTCACTTCACCAACTGGAAGTGATTTGGGACTTCACAATGGGTCAGATCTGCGTACTGAGGAGAATTCCACTGGAGGTGGACGTCCTTCTGTGGTGGAAGGACACTATTTTTGGACAGTGTGTGCggtctctgactgacctaatGGACCTGGTGCAACAGGTCGTCCAGGGCTGGTTCCTCTACCAGCTCTGCTCAGGATTCCTACACATGGTGGGACTGGGTGTTCTGAGGGTCCGTCATCACCAACACTATCATCCTCCCCTTAAGCTCCTTTACCCATGCTGCTTTGGTGCTCAGCCCCTGCAGATGCCAACACTGTCGGGACTGAGACCCCAAGCCGCAGGGAATTGCATAGACAGCCACGGCCttcacagtgaccccttggGACTGTGTTATGTTTGACCcataatttaatatcatattttcacatggaatatgaagtatttgatccatagaacaataggacttaatacttggtggagaaacccttgttggcaagcacagaggtcagacgttgtagtttttcaccaggtttgcacagatcttgagagggattttggtccactcctctttgcacatcctctccaaatccttaaggttctaaggctgtcgcttggcacgaagcttcagctccctccacagattgtcgatgggatttaggtctggagactggctaggccactccaggaccttaatatgcttctttttgagccactcctttgttgccttggccgtatgttttgggtcattgtcatgttggaagacccatccacgacccattttcagtgctctcactgagggagggaggttgtcacccaaaatttcctgatacatggccccattcatcctcccctcaatacggtgaagtcgtcctgtcccctgaGCTgaaaaacacccccaaagcacaaggtttccacctccatgcttcatagtggggatggtgttcttggggttgtattCATCATTTCTCTTCccccaaacacggcgagtcgagttgatgccaaatagttgtattttggtctcatctgaccacatcaccttctcccaagcctcctctggatcatcccggtgttctttggcaaacttcagacgtgcctgtacatgtgccttcttcagcagagggaCCTtgtgcgcgcagcaggattttaatccttcacggtgtagtgtgttactgatggttctcttcgtgactgtggtcccaagcagtgtttggatagttaactttggtcacttttgctctgtttgtttgtttctttgttctaaaaaaaaaaaaaaaaagggccctcgtccttatctttgttgtacaggtagcagttgaaattgtacttccctctagggtcttttagtgcacttatccctggttataggtatgcactttgttgtacgtcgctctggataagagtgtctgccaaatgccaataatgtaataatgtaactgccttcaggtcattaacaagctcctcctgtgtagtactgggctgatccctgacctttctcatgatcattgatatcccacgaggcgaggtCTTGTGTAGAGCTCCAGACCAAGGGAGATTGgcagtgactttgtgtttcttccattctctaataattgctccaacagttgttaacttctcaccaagctgctcgcttattttcttgtagccaatcccagccttgtgcaggtctacaattttgtccctgatgtccttagacagctcctttgtcttggccatggtggaaatgttggaatctgattgattgtgtggacaggtatctttgatgtaacgagttgacacaggtgttttggatAATGAGTTGGggttaggagtgcttcttaatggaaaactaactggtctgtgggaggcagaattattgctgattggtaggggatcaaatacttatttcatgcaaaaatacgataataaatttataaaatgtatatgatgttgttattgtggattattttgtgatattctgtctctcaatgttaaaatgtacctatgcttaaaattctacacagttccattctttgtaagtgggcaaacctacaaaatcagcaagggatcaaataataataataattattattaataacacaaatatttattaaCAAAATTGGTATTCACAACCAATACTACCATGCAGTATCCATACACTGTATTTTgagtaaaataaacattttgattCCATAAATGTGGCTGTTAAATGTCAGAATTATACTATACCGTAGGTCTAAGTGACTATCTGCTTGAAGTCTCTTCATTACAGTTGACAGAAATTTAAATGGTTTTGTATTATTCTAGTTgctgatttgtttgtttattcgtttatTGCAGTGGTgagggccctgagagagagggggtccaGAGGGGAGCACAAATGGAGGTATGTTGTAAtataattgttattttacaATGTATGCAATAAATTAAATTGCTACTGAAAACTGCTTTGATACCTTAGTGACATTGAAAAGTGAAACTTGTTTTGGTGTCAAGTTCACACTTTTCACCAGTATTTCAGATGTGAAAGACTAATATCAAATTATTGGAAGTgttcaatttcagtttttgttgCTAAAAGTGGTgacactggatgagaaagtcaTTAAGTAGATTAAAGGTTTATCTAAATGTAGTGTGCTTAAACTCCCTTGATGATAATTTGTATTTTCACTGAGTGTTGACTACTGGgtcctcaaaatatgtatcTACTGAACTTACTGCAGATGGTCCGACATCCTCCACAGTATTTTCCGACAGTATGGTGGAAGTGTCTTAAGACCTCTACCCTTATagtaaacccccctccccctcttcctctatGAGCTATTGGACCCAAAGATGTCTCCTGAATACACTCTGCAAAAACACAGGAATGTGTATATAATCTGGGCTTTTACGTACACTACATTGAGTGAAAATGTTGCCTAGTCAACAACTTTCTCATGCAGTGTACTCATGGTCTGCATTCGGGAGCTCATTGCTTACTGATATAAGTAGGCAGTGTGTAAGAACGCCAGTACCACATGGACTTCCCCGGTCATGAACATTGTAACTAACCGCAATGGCACTGCCACCAGACCCATGTGAATTTCTAACTAACCACTAGCCTTACCTGCCAACCATCTCCAGAACAATACACCGCCAGCACACTAATCATCCATACCACTACTGCATTGAGCATCCATGCTACCACACAATAGTATACACCATGTTCAGACCGCCAGTCCCACGCAGACCTTAGCAAACCACAAACACCAAATTCCAAGAAGGAGCGATGTTGCCTCGAACGCTCCTAGTGTCTAGAAGTCTTGTATATGCTTTCCACCCGCATTCCCTCACCTCTGCAACCTGTatatttgtctgtatattttagCTTCTTCTCAAACACTTCCTCAATAGCATCCTCACCTGCCACTTTTAACTCAATAAATTAAGTTATTTGCTCCTTCATGTATAAAAGCATATCAGGCCTCAAGGATACGATAATCTGCGGAGCCAAACTAACTTACTAACTAACTTCCTTTGCCTTTGCCCCATCGACcaatattattaaaatgacCCATTCCTTCTGACAGGCCAAAAGTTCTTTGTTTCAATGCCCCAAGATTTCATTCAACCTTTGAAACCCTGAAATAACAACAACGTATTTGCCACGTGTGGATTTTATTACATGGtataatgcatttaattattCTGCAGGAAACAGAGTCAAGAGAAAGTGAGGCTGTAGAAGAAAAGCAGCAGACAGATCTTGGTGAAGTGCTACAGAAAGCAGGTCTTGACTGGAGATACTGGACCAAGGTCTTCAAGGAAGAACGGGGTGTTGAGCATTCAGAGCAGCTGCAGTATTTAAATGTTACTGATTACCAAATCCTAAAGAAGCATGTGCACCATGAATGGGAAAGCAGAGCTCTTCAAAAAATGCTTGGGATTGAGGAGAACCATCTGCAACCTGAAGAAAATCCAGCTTCACAGAATGAGGAAAACCAGGTCGAACAGAATGAGAAACAGAGACAAGAAAAACAGAGAATTAACCGCATTAAGAATAATCTTGAAGAGTTAAAAAAATTTCACCAGGAATTCAGAGACCAAAATGACACCAAAGTTAAGCTAAAGCTTGATGAAATTTGCTCAGCTTTTGATGTGCCTGAAGGCAGCTGGTTGCCATCAGGTACACCTTTACAAGATATCTTACAACCTTTGTACGAAAGGCTGTGCTCTGTTGAAAAGGGTTTAAACTCACCAGCAGAAATGATCCCTGATGAACAGGTTCTGAGATCAGCGTCCGGTGGCCTGGCCCTAGAAGGAATGTACAAAACTGGAAAGCTGGACGACCTGCTGCAGAAAAGGCATCAACTGCTTGAAGTGCCAGATTCATTCAGGCTTCATGGTCCTGGGCACAGGTATTTTTATGAGAAAAAGGAATTCAATTCCCGGGAATCTCAAACAACGTTTCAGAAGGTCATAGAAAAACTGGGTGTAAGTTTCAGCCTTTCAAGGAAAAGTCTTAAGGTTTTAGGTTTAGAATTTGAGGTCAAAACTGAATATGAACATTCTgaagaaaagagaaacaaatcttcttctgaacacacatacattttaaacacacaATATAACTATGTACCACTGGCCTCCTGCTTCATTGAGAAAGATAAACTGAAGTTGTGCCACTTTGCCTTGAATGAGCTGAAAAAAATTGAATCAGTTTTGCTGAATGTAAATGAGAAGAACCCTCAGTTGCAAAAGGAGGTTGTTAGTTTCTTTCAGACTTTTGGTTCACATGTAAATCAAGGTCCTCTTCACTTTGGGGGGATATTCTGGTGGACAGCCTCAGCAGAGGGCTTTAGCAACAGTGAGCTGTCAGAAGTGAAGAGTCTAATATCTACTGCTTTGAGTGCATATGCTGGATTTGGGTCCATTCTTGCAGGTTCGGGTGGGATGAGCACTTCTCTCTCTTACTGCAAAGCCTCCTTTGAAGGGGAATATAGTGCCAGTCTTCTCAGTAAAGTTCAGCTTTCTGTCAGCAAGTCCGGAGGACCAGCCCAAACCGATAATCCcctggaatggaaaacaggtctGGTGACTTCCAACAAAAGTTGGTGTGTGATTGACAGGGGAGATACCCTGGTTCCAGTTTGGGACATCATCCTGTCTTCCCACAGAGACGAATTTGAGAATGCGCACAAACTCAGCAAATTCATCCAGGAAGCATATACAGGGATCACGAAACAGGATGCAAAATCTATGTGGGGACAGAATGTGCTATCAGCAGTGATGGAAGCTCAGGAAATGATCCGGTCAGTGAAGTTGTGGTCTGTATCAAAAAGTCAAAAGCATTTGAGTAGATTACTGGAAATCAAGAGAACACTCGAAGACACAGACGCCACTAAAGCATGGGTTCGAGAGTGTCTCTCTAGTCGAGACCTTCAAGACTTTTTGACAGAGATCACTAATCAAAACACTGATATCAGCTTGAGGGTGATGATGAAGTCGGTAATGGATCAGTCGCATGCTGTTGATGACTTCCCAAATCGTGCAAAAATTCTAAAGTGGACAGAACACACCGAGAAGGACTTACTAAAAGTTACATCTGCCTCAGAATTTTCTGACCTGGAGAGAATCCTGAAGGATGTCAAAGATAATTTCTGCAATCAACAATGTGAGTCTGGCATGTCTCCTGAGGAAAACGCTACTTGCAAAATAGGCAGTGCCATCAATTCACTGTGTAAGACTCTGAAAACGAAAAGTGAAACAGACATTGAGCTGTTGATTCTTTCCTTAGTCAATGTTCTAGGATACAGGGAGGATACATTTTGTCCACCACTAGGTGTAGAGGAGATAGACTTTTTACTGAGCACTCTGCATCAGTGCTATGAAAAATACTCTTCTCTCAAGGAGCAGAGTGAAGACAGGGCTGAGGCATACTTGCTCCTGACAGCACTGACTGTGTCCAGGAACAAACAGGGAATTTCCCCAGAAGACAAAGAAAGACGGCTGAAATTCTTTACATCAAAAGCTGGGAACATTTCATATGTTTCTAAACTGATTGAtgatgcacataaacacaaggACTGGACAAAACTAGAGCGGGAACTCAACATGATTATCAATGAGACACGCCAATCAGAAGAGGAACATATACGGCTGAGGAAGATTCAGGCCGTGGGTAAGTTCATGAAACCTTTGGAAAGGAAACCTCATCCTGGCCAACAGGATGTCTCAGGTAAAATGAGAACAGAAGAACCCCGTCCTGTAGATGACTGGAAGGTCGATAAATGTAAGGGTTTACTCCAGAGACTGGGACTATGGGAGTCATACCTCAGGAAGATAAAAATGGAAGATGTCCTCCTCGTAAGTAACATAtcaagtgcaaatcagaacacACTGGGAAAAAGCTTGTATCAACAGTATATTTACAAGCTCATGATGCTGGACTGCAGCGCCAgatatttgtgtttgaaagcgACTGAATCGTCAGGGTCTCAACCACACACTGCTGAAGATGCATGTAGCAGTGATAGTGATAGTGATAGTGATGGTGATAGTGATATTGATTCAACTGTCCACCCCATGGATATTCATATGGCAGTTTTCCATTGTTCAGATGATTTTGTGAGGCAGTACATTTTTTCCAAACTCTCCACATGTCAGTTTGCTTTACCTCTCCTGGTACCAAACCCCTTCACGGGTGAAATAGAGTTCCCTGTGTGGGCACTTCGACAAATCAAAAAGACCTGGCAGAATAAACAGCAGCCTATCTTCAGTGCACAGGTACCTATTGTGTCCTTTGTGAGGCTGGGGAAATCCTCAAACTCAAAATCTCACATCCTGAGCAACATCATCAGCCAACGCAAACACCCAGTGTTTTTCAACAGACAATGTAAAGGAAGCGTGAGGCACTGTCTCCTTATGGATGGGGTTGTGGAAATCACTTGGTACTGTCCAGGATCCAATGAGGGAGACATTTTTGACAACTGTGTAGCTTTTGTGAATCTCCATGGCGATGCCAGCCATCACCCCAGACAGCTCCGATTTCTGCAGGAAGTGAGTGCTTCCACTGTACTACTTCTGTCAGAGAGCCCCCTGGAGGAGGAAGCAAGTAAGACTTTCAAAGAGCTAGAAAGCTCTCCAACGCTAATTACGCTCCtctctgctaaaaaaaaaattggacgAAGTCAGACCAATGTTAAAATTGCAGCAAAGAACAGAAGTGAAGCTGAACTAACTGAAGAAATCATCTCCAGTGTCAAACAGTGCCTTTCAACTAAATTAGAGCGGCCTAGCTTAGCAGCTTGCTTGGAGGTTGCCAGAAAGAACCAGTTCAGAATTGATGAGGACAATGAACAATGTAAGGAGGGAAAAGAGCTGGCTCAGCATATGATGAGTTTGCttaagggagagaagagagaaggcagaaaggaggaagaggaattGATGAACTTAAAAGGGAGGCATTTGCCTTTGCAAGGTGAACTGTGGGAGAATTGGTGCAGGAAGGACAAGCAGCAATACCATCTGCACAGCACCAGTGAGAGAAGCAACGAGATGGTATTGAGTGACATAAGATCTGGGAAACAAGCCATTCGTGTGGAACAACTGAATAAGGCTTTCCAGCTCAGTGGTTTCATGAAGTCATTTCTGCAGTGCTTGCACCAGCCAGAAGAAAATAAGTCCCTCTATATGTTACAGTGGCTTCATACATTTCTGGAAGAATACACCACTGGCACACATGCCAAACTCCAGGAGAAGTACCACTCAATATGGACAGAAATCCAAGCTAAACCGAAAAGCGAACACAAGGAACTTGTAAATAAACTTGAAACGGTGTCTGACGAGATCATAGGAATGTCAGTGGGGCTACAGCATCTTATGAGAGAACTGGGTCAGCTGTATGAGgcagtgcagtctgtagctgtaagtgaaGACTTCACCAATGTACAGTGGGTTGACACTCTTCCCAGAATTGGAGCAGAGCTGCTGATGGCAGGATGCCCTCTGGAGCTCATGGACGGAGATGTGGCTCACATGCCTCTTGACTGGATCAGGGCTGTTTTTGACACAGTTGTACACAAACTTGGAGACAAAGGGGTATTTGTCCTCTCTGTCCTGGGTGTTCACAGTTCTGGCAAGTCCACTCTGCTGAACACCATGTTTGGCCTGCAGTTTCCAGTGAGTGCAGGAAGATGCACCAGAGGTGCATTCATGCAGCTGCTGACCGTTGATGCAGAGATGAGGGAACAGCTGCAGTTTGACTTCATCCTGGTGGTGGACACTGAAGGCCTGCGATCACCGGAGATCAGCTCTGAAACCACCCTGGCCCATGACAACCAGCTGGCCACCTTCATCATTGGTGTGGGAAACATGACTCTCATCAACATCATGGGGGAGAATCCTTCTGAAATGCAGGATATTCTGCAGATCTGTGTTCAGGCATTCATGAGAATGACATCggtcaaaataaaaacaagctgCATATTTGTGCACCAGAATGTTGCAGAGACGACAGCTaatgacaaaaataaggaaGGGAGAAGACGTCTTCAAAATAGACTTGATGAAATGGCTTGCATTGCAGCAAAAGAGGAGAACTTGGACATTAAAAGTTTTTGTgatataattcattttaatgtggACTCACAGGTGTTCTACTTCAAAAATCTCTTGGAGGGAGACCCCCCCATGGCGGCTCCTAACCCCTCCTACAGCCAGAACGTTCAGAAGCTGAAGGACAAGCTGCTCTCTATTGCTGAATGGCAGCCAGACTGTCGGCTGCCCTCACTGTCTGAGGTCAAAGTACGAATCCAAGACTTATGGGATGCTCTGCTGCGAGAGAactttgttttcagtttcaggAACACCTTGGAGATTTCTGCGTACAGTAAGCTAGAAAAGTCTTATGGGCAATGGTCATGGAGCATGAGAAAGCATGCTCTAGAGAAACAGCAAACCTGGtgcaacaaaataaacagcaaacAGGTGGATGAAGTTTACATGTCAGATCTTATAAAGGAATTTGGTGAGATCTACAGACAACTGAAAGATGAGattgaaacatattttacatgtgagGAACACCCAGAGATCCTGGTTAAGTGGAAAGGTGATGTTGATAGAAGATTTGAAACCCTGAAAGACCAGCTCATTGAagacacacagaggaagtgcAGGGATTTGCTCAACATCAGAAAGTGCGGCTCAGAACTAGAGGGGATGAAGATTGGCTACGAGGGAGAATTGCTCAGGATGAGTAGGTCTTTAGCCTCAAAACTAAAGGACGAAAAACTGACCAGTGATCAAATGATTCCACACTTTGATGAACTGTGGACCAAATGGTCGACAAAAATATCCTCTGAGAAAGGTCCGGAAAATCAAGTCGACATCCAAGCAGTTGTGGAAGACATCCTGAACAATcgatttaaaaaggaaaaagacatTGCCCAAAAAATTCTAAATCGCAAGGCAATGGTCTCTTTTCAGTTCCAGGTAGACAAACATGTTTCGGGTAAATGGTTAAATAGGTTTTTGAAAATGATAAATTTTTCAGACACTGCAAATATTGAGAAAGATGGTCAGCGACTTACAGAAGAAATAACTActaatgtacaaatgtacattGACAGGAAGTCAAGAGAAAATGTGGACTTCAGTGCAATGTTTGTTCATGAAATACTAGAGAGCATATCACAGACTTTGGAcacatatgaaaaaaaagagagccaAATAAAGCTCTTAGAGGAGTATAAAGTTGACATCTCCATTTACATGTGCACAAAGGCAGTCACAACGTTCAACAAAATGCACACAGATTTCAAGAGGAAAAATGATCTGCTGACCTGCCTCAGTGAGAAAAAGAAGCAATATTTCAAGTATTTTAAAGACTCCTGTGATGGAGCAACTTCTGTGAAGATTTTGGCCAATTTCCTGGGTAACCACCTTGGATCAGCTATAAAACAAGCAATGTACAGCAAAGTCAGCCTTCAGATTGT is a window from the Conger conger chromosome 8, fConCon1.1, whole genome shotgun sequence genome containing:
- the LOC133134563 gene encoding interferon-induced very large GTPase 1-like, encoding MIPDEQVLRSASGGLALEGMYKTGKLDDLLQKRHQLLEVPDSFRLHGPGHRYFYEKKEFNSRESQTTFQKVIEKLGVSFSLSRKSLKVLGLEFEVKTEYEHSEEKRNKSSSEHTYILNTQYNYVPLASCFIEKDKLKLCHFALNELKKIESVLLNVNEKNPQLQKEVVSFFQTFGSHVNQGPLHFGGIFWWTASAEGFSNSELSEVKSLISTALSAYAGFGSILAGSGGMSTSLSYCKASFEGEYSASLLSKVQLSVSKSGGPAQTDNPLEWKTGLVTSNKSWCVIDRGDTLVPVWDIILSSHRDEFENAHKLSKFIQEAYTGITKQDAKSMWGQNVLSAVMEAQEMIRNKQGISPEDKERRLKFFTSKAGNISYVSKLIDDAHKHKDWTKLERELNMIINETRQSEEEHIRLRKIQAVDDWKVDKCKGLLQRLGLWESYLRKIKMEDVLLVSNISSANQNTLGKSLYQQYIYKLMMLDCSARYLCLKATESSGSQPHTAEDACSSDSDSDSDGDSDIDSTVHPMDIHMAVFHCSDDFVRQYIFSKLSTCQFALPLLVPNPFTGEIEFPVWALRQIKKTWQNKQQPIFSAQVPIVSFVRLGKSSNSKSHILSNIISQRKHPVFFNRQCKGSVRHCLLMDGVVEITWYCPGSNEGDIFDNCVAFVNLHGDASHHPRQLRFLQEVSASTVLLLSESPLEEEASKTFKELESSPTLITLLSAKKKIGRSQTNVKIAAKNRSEAELTEEIISSVKQCLSTKLERPSLAACLEVARKNQFRIDEDNEQCKEGKELAQHMMSLLKGEKREGRKEEEELMNLKGRHLPLQGELWENWCRKDKQQYHLHSTSERSNEMVLSDIRSGKQAIRVEQLNKAFQLSGFMKSFLQCLHQPEENKSLYMLQWLHTFLEEYTTGTHAKLQEKYHSIWTEIQAKPKSEHKELVNKLETVSDEIIGMSVGLQHLMRELGQLYEAVQSVAVSEDFTNVQWVDTLPRIGAELLMAGCPLELMDGDVAHMPLDWIRAVFDTVVHKLGDKGVFVLSVLGVHSSGKSTLLNTMFGLQFPVSAGRCTRGAFMQLLTVDAEMREQLQFDFILVVDTEGLRSPEISSETTLAHDNQLATFIIGVGNMTLINIMGENPSEMQDILQICVQAFMRMTSVKIKTSCIFVHQNVAETTANDKNKEGRRRLQNRLDEMACIAAKEENLDIKSFCDIIHFNVDSQVFYFKNLLEGDPPMAAPNPSYSQNVQKLKDKLLSIAEWQPDCRLPSLSEVKVRIQDLWDALLRENFVFSFRNTLEISAYSKLEKSYGQWSWSMRKHALEKQQTWCNKINSKQVDEVYMSDLIKEFGEIYRQLKDEIETYFTCEEHPEILVKWKGDVDRRFETLKDQLIEDTQRKCRDLLNIRKCGSELEGMKIGYEGELLRMSRSLASKLKDEKLTSDQMIPHFDELWTKWSTKISSEKGPENQVDIQAVVEDILNNRFKKEKDIAQKILNRKAMVSFQFQVDKHVSGKWLNRFLKMINFSDTANIEKDGQRLTEEITTNVQMYIDRKSRENVDFSAMFVHEILESISQTLDTYEKKESQIKLLEEYKVDISIYMCTKAVTTFNKMHTDFKRKNDLLTCLSEKKKQYFKYFKDSCDGATSVKILANFLGNHLGSAIKQAMYSKVSLQIVDKMKSNYPAFSGNRANLEDHILKELAERENFDLYVEYLEHPKEHFEKFIRRRVEEYCGDHSLTSELLNRNLNILVDKTLTESSIVTSELKEKDGTISMWLDEFCSKLGGVFPISRDSYRNVECEGTGDLSFLQDMMAQSLSDMQEKAKEEIKTSSLDFDMFEILCWRPDDILIEQLSGCWEQCPFCKAICTNTMAGHDTDHSVRFHRCEAVAGWKYQHTTQFSVEFCTTSVSSNLSFSNAEGKFRPHKEYRKAGPPYDKWSIKPDSCEKKYWKWFVCVFRNKLQEKFGLKFEGRGKIPDDWEKISQDKAAVVKELGV